Proteins from a single region of Nocardioides anomalus:
- a CDS encoding peptide MFS transporter, translating into MSTHTDTPATSGTEGAGHGFFGQPWPLASLFGVEMWERFSFYGMQGILVIYLYYSAAEGGLGISEATATGIVGAYGGSVYLATILGAWVADRLLGPERTLFVSAAVVMAGHVALALIPDLGGVAVGLGLVALGSGGVKANATSLVGSLYAEDDERRDAGFSLFYMGINIGAFVGPLLTGVLQESKGFHWGFGLAAVGMALGLAQYTWGRRSLPDSTHEVSNPLPSSERLRYAGALAAFVVVVAVLVVVGLITAENLANWVLGVVSVAAVAYFVVILSSSEITDVERSRVWSFVPLFVCNAVFWSLYQQQFTVVEIFADKRLDRSLFGWEMPVSWVNSINPVFVIVLAGAFAALWTRLGDRQPVTPVKFGLGTVVMGLAFWMFLLAPGGAGAAPLLLLALILLVFTLGELLISPVGLSLSTKLAPARFHTQMVALYFLSVAFGTAMAGKLGGFYDPTDETGYFLVLGAVAVAVGALVLVASRPIARLMHGVH; encoded by the coding sequence GTGAGCACGCACACGGACACGCCGGCGACCTCGGGGACCGAGGGCGCGGGGCACGGCTTCTTCGGGCAGCCCTGGCCGCTGGCCAGCCTGTTCGGGGTCGAGATGTGGGAGCGGTTCAGCTTCTACGGCATGCAGGGGATCCTGGTGATCTACCTGTACTACTCCGCGGCCGAGGGCGGTCTCGGGATCTCCGAGGCGACGGCGACCGGGATCGTCGGGGCCTACGGCGGGTCGGTCTACCTGGCCACGATCCTCGGCGCCTGGGTGGCCGACCGGCTGCTCGGACCGGAGCGCACGCTGTTCGTCTCCGCGGCGGTGGTGATGGCCGGCCACGTGGCCTTGGCGCTGATCCCCGACCTCGGTGGCGTGGCCGTCGGCCTGGGGCTGGTCGCGCTGGGCAGCGGCGGCGTGAAGGCCAACGCCACCTCGCTGGTCGGCTCGCTGTACGCCGAGGACGACGAGCGCCGGGACGCCGGCTTCTCGCTGTTCTACATGGGCATCAACATCGGCGCGTTCGTCGGCCCGCTGCTCACCGGCGTCCTGCAGGAGTCGAAGGGCTTCCACTGGGGCTTCGGCCTGGCCGCGGTCGGCATGGCGCTCGGCCTCGCGCAGTACACCTGGGGCCGCCGGTCCCTGCCGGACTCGACGCACGAGGTCTCGAACCCGTTGCCGTCGTCCGAGCGCCTGAGGTACGCCGGCGCGCTGGCCGCGTTCGTCGTCGTGGTGGCGGTCCTGGTGGTGGTCGGGCTGATCACCGCCGAGAACCTGGCCAACTGGGTCCTCGGCGTGGTCAGCGTCGCGGCGGTGGCCTACTTCGTGGTGATCTTGTCGTCCTCGGAGATCACCGACGTCGAGCGCAGCCGGGTCTGGTCCTTCGTGCCGCTGTTCGTGTGCAACGCGGTGTTCTGGTCGCTCTACCAGCAGCAGTTCACGGTGGTCGAGATCTTCGCCGACAAGCGGCTGGACCGCTCCCTGTTCGGCTGGGAGATGCCGGTCTCGTGGGTGAACTCGATCAACCCCGTCTTCGTCATCGTCCTCGCCGGCGCCTTCGCGGCCCTGTGGACCCGGCTGGGGGACCGGCAGCCGGTCACGCCCGTGAAGTTCGGCCTCGGCACCGTGGTGATGGGCCTGGCCTTCTGGATGTTCCTGCTCGCGCCCGGGGGCGCCGGCGCGGCGCCGCTGCTGCTGCTCGCGCTGATCCTGCTGGTCTTCACCCTGGGCGAGCTGCTGATCTCACCGGTGGGGCTGTCGCTGTCGACCAAGCTGGCCCCGGCACGCTTCCACACCCAGATGGTGGCGCTCTACTTCCTCTCCGTCGCCTTCGGCACGGCGATGGCCGGCAAGCTGGGTGGCTTCTACGACCCGACGGACGAGACCGGCTACTTCCTCGTCCTCGGCGCGGTCGCCGTGGCGGTCGGTGCGCTCGTGCTCGTCGCCAGCCGCCCCATCGCGCGCCTCATGCACGGAGTGCACTGA
- a CDS encoding MFS transporter, whose amino-acid sequence MAEPAPWTPWRAVVAVGVVSLAADMVYEGMRAVAGPFLGSLGASALTVGLVTGAGEAVALVLRLLTGPWADRSGRHWALTVTGYAMTAVCVPLLAVAPFLGAAGLGVAAALILLERTGKAVRSPSKSALLARMTAQTGRGRGFAVHKALDQVGAFAGPLLLAGALAVTDRYWPGFALLAVPGVGSLLLLAQLRRRVPSLTRPEPGDEAGDEPGDGEPRGLRATVLGAGLPRVFHLFSLAAALTTAGLMTFGVISYRMVDAGVVDAAAIPLVYAGAMAVEAVGALATGELFDRWGPRVLLLVPVLTAAVPLTVFSDRLGLVVVGVVLWGAATGVQDSTVKAYVAGLVASARRATAYGVFAAVQGVGALGGGALAGALVTSHRSLLVAVVGALQVAAAALLVLTSRSVRPA is encoded by the coding sequence ATGGCCGAGCCGGCGCCCTGGACGCCGTGGCGCGCCGTCGTCGCCGTCGGCGTGGTCAGCCTGGCCGCCGACATGGTCTACGAGGGCATGCGGGCGGTCGCCGGTCCGTTCCTCGGCTCGCTGGGCGCCTCGGCCCTGACGGTCGGGCTGGTCACCGGCGCCGGCGAGGCGGTCGCGCTCGTGCTGCGCCTGCTGACCGGGCCGTGGGCCGACCGCAGTGGTCGGCACTGGGCGCTGACCGTCACCGGCTACGCGATGACCGCGGTGTGCGTGCCGCTGCTGGCGGTGGCGCCGTTTCTGGGCGCGGCGGGCCTCGGGGTGGCCGCCGCGCTCATCCTGCTCGAACGCACCGGCAAGGCGGTCCGGAGTCCGTCCAAGTCCGCGCTGCTGGCCCGGATGACGGCCCAGACCGGTCGGGGCCGCGGCTTCGCGGTCCACAAGGCGCTGGACCAGGTCGGGGCCTTCGCCGGGCCGCTGCTGCTGGCCGGAGCACTGGCCGTCACGGACCGGTACTGGCCGGGTTTCGCCCTGCTGGCCGTGCCCGGCGTGGGCTCGCTGTTGCTCCTGGCCCAGCTGCGGCGCCGGGTGCCGTCCCTCACCCGGCCCGAGCCGGGCGACGAGGCGGGCGACGAGCCGGGCGACGGGGAGCCACGGGGCCTGCGTGCGACCGTCCTCGGCGCGGGCCTGCCGCGCGTGTTCCACCTGTTCTCGCTGGCGGCGGCGCTCACCACAGCGGGACTGATGACCTTCGGCGTCATCTCCTACCGGATGGTGGACGCAGGGGTCGTGGACGCGGCGGCGATCCCCCTGGTCTACGCCGGGGCGATGGCGGTGGAGGCCGTCGGAGCGTTGGCGACCGGGGAGCTGTTCGACCGGTGGGGACCGCGCGTCCTGCTGCTCGTGCCGGTGCTGACCGCCGCCGTGCCGCTCACGGTCTTCTCCGACCGGCTGGGCCTGGTCGTCGTCGGGGTGGTGCTGTGGGGCGCCGCGACCGGCGTGCAGGACTCCACGGTCAAGGCGTACGTCGCCGGATTGGTCGCCTCCGCGCGGCGCGCCACGGCGTACGGCGTGTTCGCGGCCGTGCAGGGCGTCGGCGCGCTCGGGGGAGGCGCGCTGGCCGGCGCGCTGGTGACCTCGCACCGCTCTCTGCTGGTGGCCGTGGTGGGCGCGCTCCAGGTCGCGGCGGCGGCGCTGCTGGTGCTCACGTCGAGGTCGGTCCGGCCCGCCTGA
- a CDS encoding HAD family acid phosphatase, with protein sequence MGVVSFAGTASADNPLTPKSTFTMVVNPADGTTNVPTDGESVPNVDSVKSTIRAYYNASGGKADKTSSRYITQVRAIETQLLKALPVNHPTGQVVVFDVDDTLLWNYDYEDGGSNFNYDPATNAAAVAAGFPAVPGMPATLKTLSDRGYLLYAVTGRPASQEQQTLDNLTAQGFTASGTTTPLFDANTLFTKDPVVGTGIPTQSWVNCNAGADNNPTNCSTVEFKASTRAHIQALTSGTVAMNVGDQFSDLQGGYALDTTKIPNPTYFLASADLTTAPASDALLVPPTSYVMQPDGSSGYSVASGDDIPNIDPVRKMIRGYYGADANGVANKTSSPYIAQLAALEGPWTDQVTNTCTTRSAVYSAAAAKKAALDKKVARDRKAVKKAKQAVKKATTPKQRKAAHRALALARQRLLKHKAKRDDVVLPAQPALVFDADDTTLWNYDLEDGVMKFVFDPAKQQVWISGHLMPAVPGMVALVKAARAAGCAIFGVTGRSTSQQADTIANLTEKGYVDAAGKPLFTAAQYYTKGAVVVSHGSASIPTQPWVDCGGDNACSTIEYKASTRGHIEDQGYDVVGNFGDQYSDLIGGFADHVYKIPNPTYYLP encoded by the coding sequence GTGGGTGTCGTCTCGTTCGCCGGCACGGCGTCCGCCGACAACCCGCTGACCCCGAAGTCGACCTTCACCATGGTCGTCAACCCCGCTGACGGCACCACCAACGTGCCCACCGACGGCGAGTCCGTGCCCAACGTCGACTCGGTGAAGTCGACGATCCGCGCGTACTACAACGCCAGCGGCGGCAAGGCCGACAAGACCAGCTCGCGCTACATCACCCAGGTGCGCGCGATCGAGACCCAGCTGCTCAAGGCGCTGCCGGTGAACCACCCGACGGGCCAGGTCGTGGTCTTCGACGTCGACGACACCCTGCTGTGGAACTACGACTACGAGGACGGCGGGTCGAACTTCAACTACGACCCCGCCACGAACGCGGCCGCCGTCGCGGCCGGCTTCCCGGCCGTGCCCGGCATGCCGGCCACCCTGAAGACGCTGTCCGACCGCGGCTATCTCCTCTACGCCGTCACCGGGCGACCGGCCAGCCAGGAGCAGCAGACCCTGGACAACCTCACGGCCCAGGGCTTCACCGCGTCCGGCACCACGACCCCGCTGTTCGACGCCAACACCCTCTTCACCAAGGACCCGGTGGTCGGCACCGGCATCCCCACCCAGAGCTGGGTCAACTGCAACGCCGGCGCGGACAACAACCCGACCAACTGCTCCACGGTGGAGTTCAAGGCGTCGACCCGCGCGCACATCCAGGCCCTCACCAGCGGCACCGTCGCCATGAACGTCGGCGACCAGTTCAGCGACCTGCAGGGCGGCTACGCGCTCGACACGACCAAGATCCCGAACCCGACGTACTTCCTGGCCTCGGCCGACCTCACGACGGCGCCGGCCAGCGACGCGCTGCTGGTCCCGCCGACGTCGTACGTCATGCAGCCGGACGGCTCGAGCGGCTACTCGGTGGCCAGCGGGGACGACATCCCCAACATCGACCCGGTCCGCAAGATGATCCGCGGCTACTACGGCGCGGACGCCAACGGCGTGGCCAACAAGACCAGCTCGCCGTACATCGCCCAGCTGGCCGCGCTCGAAGGCCCCTGGACCGACCAGGTCACCAACACCTGCACAACCAGGTCCGCGGTGTACTCCGCCGCAGCGGCGAAGAAGGCGGCGCTGGACAAGAAGGTCGCCCGGGACCGCAAGGCGGTCAAGAAGGCCAAGCAGGCCGTCAAGAAGGCGACCACCCCGAAGCAGCGCAAGGCCGCCCACCGCGCGCTCGCGCTGGCGCGCCAGCGGCTCCTCAAGCACAAGGCCAAGCGCGACGACGTCGTGCTGCCGGCCCAGCCGGCGCTGGTCTTCGACGCCGACGACACCACGCTGTGGAACTACGACCTCGAGGACGGCGTGATGAAGTTCGTCTTCGACCCGGCCAAGCAGCAGGTGTGGATCTCCGGGCACCTGATGCCGGCCGTCCCCGGCATGGTCGCGCTGGTCAAGGCGGCCCGCGCCGCCGGGTGCGCCATCTTCGGCGTCACCGGTCGCTCGACGAGCCAGCAGGCCGACACCATCGCCAACCTCACCGAGAAGGGCTACGTCGACGCGGCCGGCAAGCCGCTGTTCACGGCGGCGCAGTACTACACGAAGGGCGCGGTCGTCGTGTCCCACGGCAGCGCCTCGATCCCGACGCAGCCCTGGGTGGACTGCGGCGGCGACAACGCCTGCTCGACCATCGAGTACAAGGCCTCGACCCGAGGCCACATCGAGGACCAGGGCTACGACGTCGTCGGCAACTTCGGCGACCAGTACTCCGACCTGATCGGCGGCTTCGCCGACCACGTCTACAAGATCCCGAACCCGACGTACTACCTGCCGTAG
- a CDS encoding CGNR zinc finger domain-containing protein: MRAGLLALADLELLLARAAGVLARLKVCANPDCGAAFFDASKNSSRRWHDVKTCGNTANLRASRERRRVATA, from the coding sequence GTGCGGGCCGGACTCCTCGCCCTGGCCGACCTCGAGCTCCTCCTGGCCCGCGCGGCCGGTGTGCTCGCGCGGCTGAAGGTCTGCGCCAACCCCGACTGCGGTGCGGCGTTCTTCGACGCCTCGAAGAACTCGAGCCGGCGTTGGCACGACGTGAAGACCTGCGGCAACACCGCGAACCTGCGTGCCTCGCGGGAGCGTCGCCGGGTCGCCACGGCCTGA
- a CDS encoding MaoC family dehydratase — MQFGRSYEEFEVGATYKHWPGKTVTEYDDHLFCLLTMNHHPLHLDSHYAEETTQFGQNVVVGNYVYSILLGMSVPDISGKAIANLEIESLRHVAPTFHGDTLYGETTVLDKWESTSKDDRGVVHVETIGYNQDGKVVCIFRRKVMVPKNSYLAARGGEQPGRPTPQPDKNWAG; from the coding sequence ATGCAGTTCGGACGCAGCTACGAGGAGTTCGAGGTCGGTGCGACGTACAAGCACTGGCCGGGCAAGACGGTCACGGAGTACGACGACCACCTGTTCTGCCTGCTGACCATGAACCACCACCCGCTGCACCTCGACAGCCACTACGCCGAGGAGACCACGCAGTTCGGCCAGAACGTCGTGGTCGGCAACTACGTCTACTCGATCCTGCTCGGCATGTCGGTGCCCGACATCTCCGGCAAGGCCATCGCCAACCTCGAGATCGAGTCGCTGCGCCACGTCGCCCCGACCTTCCACGGCGACACGCTGTACGGCGAGACCACGGTTCTCGACAAGTGGGAGTCCACGTCCAAGGACGACCGCGGCGTCGTCCACGTCGAGACCATCGGCTACAACCAGGACGGCAAGGTCGTCTGCATCTTCCGCCGCAAGGTGATGGTCCCGAAGAACTCCTACCTCGCCGCGCGCGGCGGCGAACAGCCCGGCCGCCCCACTCCTCAGCCCGACAAGAACTGGGCCGGCTGA
- a CDS encoding DUF5302 domain-containing protein, with protein MAESGANDDLKAKMREALDRKNTKEKGVHEDGPVREKAHGSEVIDAAPKMHRRKAGGGGA; from the coding sequence ATGGCCGAGTCCGGCGCCAACGACGACCTGAAGGCGAAGATGCGCGAGGCCCTCGACCGCAAGAACACCAAGGAGAAGGGCGTCCACGAGGACGGCCCGGTGCGCGAGAAGGCGCACGGCTCCGAGGTCATCGACGCCGCACCCAAGATGCACCGCCGCAAGGCCGGTGGCGGGGGCGCCTGA
- a CDS encoding metallophosphoesterase family protein, with the protein MSRVRPLLAATGLALSASLLAPAPPVGASDRPRLATAAWAPPADTGPVALVVHVDAGRPATFRVRLTGGSVDVLPDACEPSSVVVRHSWLSDDGASLVCRVASRQAADVTVAVDPAAGPGALTARVEADGAVLDPGALAVPAGRTDVPRTLRLLSSPDFLNADVGRLPAREVRGTNRSYERALDAVLSDWASKAPDAVLVAGDLVDGHWDRDDRHERVFGPVRTHAQQVRAVHRAAATFYPQYLRRFERHGLDLYPAIGDHEYGDDPWPGAKRRLAPVFAREFARHFTRRFADHPSGRHAGTAYAWRPSPDVQVVSIDPFDITPGRSRLRLDDAQQRWLVRVLGRAQADGVRWTIVQGHVPVLQPVRARGSSDLHYAGGARSRLWRTFERYGVDLYLAGEVHDTTASAHGGVVQLAHGGAFQYGLTTYALLDVHEDRIDVTLEDYDVRVGWHGPRLWETARRGLPGSVRVHGAPYTIGTLSIGADGGLTRRSGLLTAYRP; encoded by the coding sequence GTGTCTCGGGTCCGCCCCCTCCTCGCCGCGACCGGTCTCGCGCTCAGCGCGTCCCTGCTCGCCCCTGCGCCGCCGGTGGGCGCCTCCGACCGGCCTCGCCTCGCCACCGCGGCCTGGGCACCGCCGGCCGACACCGGTCCGGTGGCGCTCGTCGTGCACGTCGACGCCGGCCGGCCGGCGACGTTCCGGGTCCGGCTCACGGGCGGCTCGGTCGACGTGCTCCCCGACGCGTGCGAGCCGAGCTCGGTCGTCGTGCGGCACTCCTGGCTCAGCGACGACGGCGCGTCCCTGGTCTGCCGCGTGGCCTCCCGGCAGGCCGCGGACGTGACCGTGGCGGTCGACCCGGCCGCCGGGCCGGGTGCGCTCACGGCCCGCGTCGAGGCCGACGGCGCCGTGCTGGACCCCGGCGCGCTCGCCGTACCGGCCGGCCGCACCGACGTCCCGCGCACCCTGCGGCTGCTGTCCAGCCCGGACTTCCTCAACGCCGACGTCGGTCGCCTCCCGGCGCGCGAAGTCCGCGGCACCAACCGGAGCTACGAGCGGGCGCTGGACGCGGTGCTCTCGGACTGGGCGAGCAAGGCGCCGGACGCGGTCCTGGTCGCGGGCGACCTCGTCGACGGGCACTGGGACCGCGACGACCGCCACGAGCGGGTCTTCGGTCCGGTCCGCACGCACGCCCAGCAGGTGCGCGCGGTGCACCGGGCGGCGGCCACGTTCTACCCGCAGTACCTCCGGCGCTTCGAGCGGCACGGCCTGGACCTCTACCCGGCCATCGGCGACCACGAGTACGGCGACGACCCGTGGCCGGGCGCCAAGCGGCGCCTCGCGCCGGTGTTCGCCCGCGAGTTCGCCCGGCACTTCACCCGCCGCTTCGCCGACCACCCCTCCGGGCGGCACGCCGGGACGGCGTACGCCTGGCGGCCGAGCCCGGACGTGCAGGTGGTGAGCATCGACCCGTTCGACATCACCCCGGGCCGGTCGCGGCTGCGCCTCGACGACGCCCAGCAGCGGTGGCTGGTGCGGGTGCTGGGGCGCGCCCAGGCCGACGGCGTGCGGTGGACGATCGTGCAGGGACACGTGCCGGTGCTGCAGCCGGTGCGCGCCCGCGGCTCCAGCGACCTGCACTACGCCGGAGGCGCGCGCTCGCGGCTGTGGCGGACCTTCGAGCGCTACGGCGTCGACCTCTACCTGGCCGGGGAGGTGCACGACACCACGGCCAGTGCGCACGGCGGGGTGGTGCAGCTCGCCCACGGCGGGGCGTTCCAGTACGGCCTGACCACCTACGCGCTGCTCGACGTGCACGAGGACCGCATCGACGTCACGCTCGAGGACTACGACGTCCGCGTCGGCTGGCACGGCCCGCGGCTGTGGGAGACCGCCCGGCGCGGCCTGCCCGGCTCGGTCCGGGTCCACGGCGCGCCGTACACCATCGGGACGCTCAGCATCGGCGCCGACGGCGGGCTCACCCGCCGGTCCGGGCTGCTGACGGCGTACCGGCCGTGA
- a CDS encoding DUF6174 domain-containing protein: MDPIGHRDRRTGMRTLALSAATLLSVLALGACGSDDDPGDVAADPAPTSATATPTAAPTRGSYPDFGPTDYTYQLTVQCFCANAGTPMTVTVRDDQVVGDDSGLALTLDQIIDKANDLTADVVKVDWPAGQDYPTSVYVDGKKDVADDEVGYSVADVQVG; the protein is encoded by the coding sequence ATGGATCCGATCGGCCACCGGGATCGTCGCACCGGCATGCGCACCCTCGCCCTGTCCGCCGCCACCCTGCTCAGCGTCCTGGCCCTGGGCGCCTGCGGCTCCGACGACGACCCCGGCGACGTGGCCGCCGACCCGGCGCCCACCTCGGCGACCGCGACGCCGACAGCCGCACCCACCCGCGGCAGCTACCCGGACTTCGGCCCGACCGACTACACCTACCAGCTCACCGTGCAGTGCTTCTGCGCCAACGCGGGCACCCCGATGACCGTCACGGTCCGCGACGACCAGGTCGTCGGCGACGACTCCGGGCTCGCGCTCACCCTCGACCAGATCATCGACAAGGCCAACGACCTCACGGCCGACGTGGTGAAGGTCGACTGGCCGGCCGGCCAGGACTACCCGACCAGCGTCTACGTCGACGGGAAGAAGGACGTGGCCGACGACGAGGTCGGCTACTCCGTCGCCGACGTGCAGGTCGGCTGA
- a CDS encoding acyl-CoA dehydrogenase family protein, whose product MTRLCETDGLTEEQTEILKAVRTYVDEKIIPVATELEHADEYPQEIVDGLKELGIFGLTIPEEYDGLGESLLTYALCVEEIARGWMSVSGVINTHFIVAYMLMRHGTEEQKQKYLPRMATGEVRGAFSMSEPGLGSDVSAIKTKAVRDGDDWVVNGQKMWLTNGGTSTLVATLVRTDEGQDSPYKSMTTFLVEKEEGFGETAPGLTIPGKIDKMGYKGVDTTEAVFENYKTTSGQILGGETGQGFYQMMDGVEVGRVNVAARACGIALRAFELGVAYSQQRETFGKPIAEHQAILFRLAEMATKVETAHAMMVRAARKKDSGERNDVEAGMAKMIASEYCNEVVQDSFRIHGGYGYSKEYEIERLYREAAFMLIGEGTSDIQKMIIGRALLKEYQLR is encoded by the coding sequence ATGACGCGCCTGTGCGAGACCGACGGACTCACCGAGGAGCAGACCGAGATCCTCAAGGCGGTCCGCACCTACGTCGACGAGAAGATCATCCCGGTCGCCACCGAGCTCGAGCACGCGGACGAGTACCCGCAGGAGATCGTCGACGGGCTCAAGGAGCTGGGGATCTTCGGGCTCACCATCCCCGAGGAGTACGACGGGCTGGGCGAGTCGCTGCTCACCTACGCCCTGTGCGTGGAGGAGATCGCGCGCGGCTGGATGAGCGTCTCCGGCGTCATCAACACCCACTTCATCGTGGCCTACATGCTCATGCGGCACGGCACCGAGGAGCAGAAGCAGAAGTACCTCCCGCGGATGGCCACCGGAGAGGTCCGGGGCGCGTTCTCGATGTCCGAGCCCGGGCTCGGCTCGGACGTGTCGGCCATCAAGACCAAGGCCGTGCGCGACGGCGACGACTGGGTGGTCAACGGCCAGAAGATGTGGCTGACCAACGGCGGCACGTCCACCCTGGTCGCCACGCTGGTGCGCACCGACGAGGGACAGGACTCGCCCTACAAGTCGATGACGACGTTCCTGGTGGAGAAGGAGGAGGGCTTCGGTGAGACCGCGCCGGGCCTGACCATCCCCGGGAAGATCGACAAGATGGGCTACAAGGGCGTCGACACCACCGAGGCCGTCTTCGAGAACTACAAGACCACCAGCGGACAGATCCTGGGCGGGGAGACCGGCCAGGGCTTCTACCAGATGATGGATGGCGTCGAGGTCGGCCGCGTCAACGTCGCCGCCCGCGCCTGCGGCATCGCGCTGCGCGCCTTCGAGCTGGGCGTCGCCTACAGCCAGCAGCGCGAGACCTTCGGCAAGCCGATCGCCGAGCACCAGGCGATCCTGTTCCGGCTGGCCGAGATGGCCACGAAGGTCGAGACCGCCCACGCGATGATGGTCCGCGCCGCGCGCAAGAAGGACTCCGGCGAGCGCAACGACGTCGAGGCCGGCATGGCCAAGATGATCGCCTCGGAGTACTGCAACGAGGTCGTCCAGGACTCCTTCCGCATCCACGGCGGCTACGGCTACTCCAAGGAGTACGAGATCGAGCGCCTGTACCGGGAGGCGGCGTTCATGCTCATCGGCGAGGGCACCAGCGACATCCAGAAGATGATCATCGGCCGGGCGCTGCTGAAGGAGTACCAGCTGCGCTGA
- a CDS encoding endonuclease/exonuclease/phosphatase family protein, with amino-acid sequence MTGFPTVDHAPRSRRALRLWSLGFLVLGVLLGGTALATAGSAKKADEYGEMGPSPIPVVTSVSGPTSFRVSSFNILGFDHTEKGGSKAKSGYADGAQRMKWAVQLIKSHAVDVVGLQEFQPQQYDKWVKKASAQYDIFPGYVDTIGFLRNSIAWRKDKFRLVSTSWIKLPYFHGDVLRMPVVLLQSLQTGQQIYFMNFQNPADVRGNAQKWRMIGQKLQIALVNLLKTSNGLPVVWTGDMNAKQQVFCRVTKQASMVSASGGFRTATSCQPPSGMVVDWIFGSGVQFANYTQDRSRKVQRTTDHSMVVTDATVQPVVPVIPPPTATPTPTPTPTPTVTVTVNPTPTTTATITTPPVS; translated from the coding sequence ATGACGGGCTTCCCCACCGTCGACCACGCACCCCGCTCCCGGCGGGCGCTGCGGCTCTGGTCGCTCGGCTTCCTGGTGCTCGGCGTGCTGCTCGGCGGCACCGCCCTGGCGACCGCGGGCAGTGCCAAGAAGGCGGACGAGTACGGCGAGATGGGCCCGAGCCCGATCCCGGTGGTCACCAGCGTGAGCGGCCCGACGTCGTTCCGGGTGAGCTCGTTCAACATCCTCGGCTTCGACCACACCGAGAAGGGCGGCAGCAAGGCCAAGTCCGGCTACGCCGACGGTGCGCAGCGGATGAAGTGGGCCGTCCAGCTCATCAAGAGCCACGCGGTCGACGTGGTGGGGCTGCAGGAGTTCCAGCCGCAGCAGTACGACAAGTGGGTCAAGAAGGCGTCCGCGCAGTACGACATCTTCCCGGGCTACGTCGACACCATCGGCTTCCTGCGCAACTCCATCGCCTGGCGCAAGGACAAGTTCCGCCTGGTCTCCACCTCGTGGATCAAGCTGCCCTACTTCCACGGCGACGTCCTGCGGATGCCCGTGGTCCTGCTCCAGTCACTGCAGACCGGCCAGCAGATCTACTTCATGAACTTCCAGAACCCCGCCGACGTCCGCGGCAACGCGCAGAAGTGGCGGATGATCGGCCAGAAGCTCCAGATCGCGCTGGTCAACCTGCTCAAGACCAGCAACGGGCTCCCGGTCGTGTGGACCGGCGACATGAACGCCAAGCAGCAGGTGTTCTGCCGGGTGACCAAGCAGGCGTCGATGGTCTCGGCCAGCGGCGGCTTCCGCACCGCGACCTCGTGCCAGCCGCCGAGCGGCATGGTCGTCGACTGGATCTTCGGCTCCGGCGTGCAGTTCGCGAACTACACCCAGGACCGCAGCCGCAAGGTGCAGCGCACCACCGACCACAGCATGGTGGTCACCGACGCGACCGTGCAGCCCGTCGTACCGGTCATCCCGCCGCCGACCGCCACGCCGACCCCGACGCCCACGCCGACCCCGACGGTCACCGTGACGGTGAACCCGACGCCGACCACGACGGCGACGATCACCACCCCGCCGGTCTCCTGA
- a CDS encoding DUF4245 family protein — protein sequence MTRLATARTRPALRRKGLAVAAVSALLVLAGCGSDSGDGDASADDTSSASTSASASASTSASSSPSASASPSDDATDPAPDPVPSPIVNKAVKGAIRAGFPALVPSGIPDGWSVESARFTAKGGGSWEIRLTAPSGPVTLTQDTSALADHVSQAYGAGQGAGSVDVSGTGSWKAFTGADGAALAKSLAGTSAVLVGADQDTLVTLAEQLLTAEDGGNGSGDG from the coding sequence ATGACCCGCCTTGCCACCGCCCGGACGCGCCCCGCCCTCCGCCGGAAGGGGCTGGCCGTCGCCGCGGTCTCGGCCCTGCTGGTCCTGGCCGGCTGTGGGAGCGACAGCGGCGACGGCGACGCCAGCGCCGACGACACCTCGTCGGCGTCGACCAGCGCCAGCGCGTCGGCCTCGACGTCCGCGAGCAGCTCCCCTTCCGCGAGCGCCTCGCCGTCCGACGACGCCACCGACCCGGCCCCCGATCCGGTCCCCTCCCCGATCGTGAACAAGGCCGTCAAGGGCGCGATCAGGGCCGGCTTCCCCGCCCTCGTGCCCTCCGGGATCCCGGACGGCTGGAGCGTCGAGTCGGCCCGCTTCACCGCGAAGGGCGGCGGGAGCTGGGAGATCCGCCTCACCGCCCCGAGCGGCCCGGTCACGCTGACCCAGGACACCTCGGCCCTGGCCGACCACGTCAGCCAGGCCTACGGCGCCGGGCAGGGCGCGGGCTCCGTCGACGTCAGTGGCACCGGCAGCTGGAAGGCCTTCACCGGCGCGGACGGCGCCGCGCTCGCCAAGTCCCTGGCCGGGACCAGCGCGGTGCTGGTCGGCGCGGACCAGGACACCCTGGTCACCCTGGCCGAGCAGCTGCTCACCGCCGAGGACGGCGGCAACGGCTCCGGCGACGGCTGA